From a single Serratia surfactantfaciens genomic region:
- the gltX gene encoding glutamate--tRNA ligase translates to MKIKTRFAPSPTGYLHVGGARTALYSWLFSRHAGGEFVLRIEDTDLERSTQDAIDAIMDGMNWLNLDWDEGPYFQTKRFDRYNAVIDEMLEQGTAYKCYCSKERLEALREKQMENGEKPRYDGHCRDSQCSHTDDEPHVVRFRNPQEGSVIFDDKIRGPIEFSNQELDDLIIRRTDGSPTYNFCVVVDDWDMEITHVIRGEDHINNTPRQINILKALGAPVPEYAHVSMILGDDGKKLSKRHGAVGVMQYRDDGYLPQALLNYLVRLGWSHGDQEIFSIDEMKEFFTLEAINKSASAFNTEKLQWLNHHYINHMPAEEVAVHLAWHVEQLGLETRNGPELKEIVKLLGERCKTLKEMAESCRYFYEDFSEFDADAAKKHLRPVARQPLEAVRAKLAAITVWTPENVHDAIQGTADELGVGMGKVGMPLRVAVTGAGQSPGMDVTVHAIGQKRSLQRIDMALAYIAEREAQA, encoded by the coding sequence ATGAAAATCAAAACCCGTTTTGCACCGAGCCCGACCGGCTATCTTCACGTCGGCGGCGCGCGTACCGCACTTTATTCCTGGTTGTTCAGCCGCCATGCGGGCGGTGAGTTCGTTCTGCGTATCGAAGATACCGATCTGGAACGCTCCACCCAGGACGCGATCGACGCAATTATGGATGGCATGAACTGGTTGAACCTGGATTGGGATGAAGGCCCGTATTTCCAGACCAAGCGTTTCGATCGCTATAACGCGGTCATCGACGAGATGCTGGAGCAGGGCACCGCCTATAAATGCTATTGCTCCAAGGAACGCCTGGAAGCGCTGCGCGAGAAGCAGATGGAAAACGGCGAGAAGCCGCGTTATGACGGCCACTGCCGCGACAGCCAGTGCAGCCACACCGACGACGAGCCGCACGTGGTGCGTTTCCGCAACCCGCAGGAAGGTTCGGTGATTTTCGACGACAAAATTCGCGGCCCGATCGAATTCAGCAACCAGGAGCTGGACGATCTGATCATCCGCCGCACCGACGGTTCGCCAACCTATAACTTCTGCGTCGTCGTCGATGACTGGGACATGGAAATCACCCATGTGATCCGCGGTGAAGACCACATCAACAACACCCCGCGCCAGATCAACATTCTCAAAGCGCTGGGCGCGCCGGTGCCGGAATACGCGCACGTGTCGATGATCCTCGGCGACGACGGTAAAAAGCTGTCCAAGCGCCACGGCGCGGTGGGCGTGATGCAGTATCGCGATGACGGCTACCTGCCGCAGGCGCTGCTGAATTACCTGGTGCGTCTGGGCTGGTCCCACGGCGATCAGGAGATCTTCTCCATCGATGAGATGAAAGAGTTCTTCACGCTGGAAGCGATCAACAAATCTGCCAGTGCGTTCAACACCGAGAAGCTGCAATGGCTGAACCACCACTACATCAACCACATGCCGGCGGAAGAAGTGGCGGTGCATCTGGCGTGGCACGTTGAGCAACTGGGTCTTGAAACCCGCAACGGCCCGGAACTGAAGGAGATCGTCAAGCTGCTGGGCGAGCGTTGCAAGACGCTGAAGGAAATGGCGGAGTCTTGCCGTTACTTCTACGAAGACTTCAGCGAGTTCGACGCCGACGCCGCCAAGAAACACCTGCGCCCGGTTGCACGTCAGCCGCTGGAAGCGGTGCGCGCCAAGCTGGCCGCCATCACCGTCTGGACGCCGGAAAACGTGCATGATGCCATTCAGGGTACGGCGGACGAGCTGGGCGTCGGCATGGGCAAGGTTGGCATGCCGCTGCGCGTGGCGGTGACCGGCGCCGGTCAGTCACCGGGCATGGACGTGACCGTGCATGCGATCGGCCAGAAGCGTTCGCTGCAGCGCATCGATATGGCGCTGGCTTACATCGCCGAGCGTGAAGCGCAGGCCTGA
- the fepB gene encoding Fe2+-enterobactin ABC transporter substrate-binding protein has product MTLSLRQLFISFIAVSTLLLSGCGPDDKSDEQKPSAPAADSSWPRTIDSAKGKFTLEKPPQRIVSTSVTITGTLLAIDAPVVASAATSPNPLVADKQGFFTQWSEVAKQRHVERLYQVEPNAEAVAATAPDLIVVAATGGDSALKLYDQLSAIAPTLVLDYGDKSWQQLASELGEITGHEAGAKQAEDRFEQRVEQVKQAITLPPQPTTPLVYADNGREAMLWTPGSAQGKLLTQLGFQLATPPESAKGNTSMGKRHDIIQISGEKMAEGLNGKTLILFATNERKVQELLANPFLKHLEPVEQRHVYAVGNDTFRLDYYSATNMLNQIEQLFKKP; this is encoded by the coding sequence ATGACCCTATCCTTACGTCAGCTGTTTATTTCATTCATCGCCGTTTCCACCTTGCTGCTCAGCGGCTGCGGCCCGGACGACAAGAGCGACGAGCAGAAACCGTCCGCCCCCGCTGCCGACAGCAGTTGGCCGCGCACCATCGACAGCGCCAAAGGGAAATTTACGCTGGAAAAACCGCCGCAGCGCATCGTGTCCACCAGCGTCACCATCACCGGCACGCTGCTGGCGATCGACGCCCCGGTGGTCGCCAGCGCCGCCACCAGTCCGAATCCCCTGGTAGCCGATAAACAAGGTTTCTTTACCCAATGGAGCGAAGTGGCCAAACAGCGCCACGTCGAGCGGCTGTATCAGGTGGAGCCGAATGCCGAAGCCGTCGCCGCCACCGCGCCGGACTTGATCGTCGTCGCCGCAACCGGCGGTGATTCTGCGTTAAAACTGTACGATCAGCTGTCTGCCATTGCGCCGACGCTGGTGCTCGATTACGGCGACAAAAGCTGGCAACAGCTGGCGAGCGAGCTCGGCGAGATCACCGGCCATGAGGCCGGCGCCAAACAGGCGGAAGATCGTTTCGAACAGCGCGTGGAGCAAGTGAAGCAGGCGATTACCCTGCCGCCGCAGCCGACCACCCCGCTGGTGTATGCCGATAATGGCCGCGAGGCCATGCTGTGGACGCCGGGCTCCGCCCAGGGCAAGCTGCTGACCCAGCTCGGCTTCCAGTTGGCCACTCCGCCGGAAAGCGCCAAAGGCAACACCAGCATGGGGAAACGCCATGACATCATCCAGATCTCCGGCGAGAAAATGGCCGAGGGCCTGAACGGTAAAACGTTGATCCTGTTCGCCACCAATGAACGCAAAGTGCAGGAGCTGTTGGCCAACCCGTTTCTCAAGCATCTGGAGCCGGTGGAGCAACGGCACGTCTACGCCGTCGGCAACGACACCTTCCGCCTCGATTACTACAGCGCCACCAACATGCTGAACCAAATCGAGCAGTTGTTCAAAAAGCCCTGA
- the fepD gene encoding Fe(3+)-siderophore ABC transporter permease, whose amino-acid sequence MNVPTPTERTLSSAPHAAYASGFKRIAGFGIGLALLLLCVIASLMLGSKAIPFHTVWLSLQGVASGSDSTIILNARVPRTLAGILAGMALGAAGALIQALTRNPLADPGVLGINAGASFAVVIGIMFFGAATTESYMVYAFAGAAVTTLLVYLIGTLAGGRINPVRLTLAGVAIGAVLLGITTGLSLIDPQTFDQLRFWQAGTLDIRTLSTLPVTAPAILLGCLLTLLIARPLNTIGMGEDLAIALGARVVLTQVIAVIAITLLCGAATATVGPISFIGLMVPHIARWWVGPDQRWILPYSMLLAPILLLCADVVGRLLAAGELRVSIVAAFIGAPVLIWLVRRKKTLGGL is encoded by the coding sequence GTGAACGTACCCACTCCGACTGAGCGGACGCTTTCGTCCGCGCCGCACGCAGCTTACGCCAGTGGCTTCAAACGCATCGCCGGGTTCGGTATCGGTTTGGCGCTGTTGCTGCTGTGCGTCATTGCCAGCCTGATGCTGGGTTCCAAAGCCATTCCTTTCCATACCGTCTGGCTCAGCCTGCAGGGCGTAGCGAGCGGTTCCGACAGCACCATCATTCTCAACGCCCGGGTGCCCCGTACGCTGGCGGGCATTTTGGCCGGCATGGCGCTCGGCGCCGCCGGCGCGCTGATTCAGGCGTTGACGCGCAACCCGCTGGCCGATCCCGGCGTGCTCGGCATCAACGCCGGCGCCAGCTTCGCCGTGGTCATCGGCATCATGTTTTTCGGTGCCGCCACCACCGAAAGCTATATGGTCTACGCCTTCGCCGGCGCCGCCGTCACTACCCTGCTGGTCTACCTGATCGGCACGCTGGCGGGCGGGCGCATCAACCCGGTACGGCTGACGTTGGCCGGCGTGGCTATCGGCGCGGTGCTGCTCGGCATCACCACCGGGCTGTCGCTGATCGATCCGCAAACCTTTGACCAACTCCGCTTCTGGCAGGCCGGCACGCTGGATATCCGCACGCTGTCCACGCTGCCGGTGACCGCCCCCGCCATTCTGCTCGGCTGCCTGCTGACGCTGCTCATCGCCCGGCCGCTGAATACCATCGGCATGGGGGAAGATCTGGCTATCGCGCTCGGCGCGCGCGTGGTGCTGACTCAGGTGATCGCGGTGATCGCCATCACCTTGCTGTGCGGTGCAGCAACCGCCACCGTCGGCCCGATCAGCTTCATCGGCCTGATGGTGCCGCATATCGCTCGTTGGTGGGTCGGCCCCGACCAACGCTGGATCCTGCCCTACTCCATGCTGCTGGCGCCGATTTTACTGCTGTGCGCCGACGTAGTCGGCCGCTTGCTGGCGGCCGGTGAACTGCGGGTGTCCATCGTCGCCGCCTTTATCGGCGCGCCGGTGTTGATCTGGCTGGTGCGACGCAAGAAAACGCTGGGGGGCTTGTGA
- the fepG gene encoding iron-enterobactin ABC transporter permease has protein sequence MSLPHTLHIGRPDGIINWRMPLRLLLVNLSLLALCLAMAVAALCYGTLQLSLEQVFAALSGEAPKNLVTVVTQWRLPRIAMALLLGAALGMSGAIFQSIIRNPLGSPDVIGFNMGAYTGALIAITLFNGGYYYVAGGALAGGILSALAIYLLAWRQGIAGFRLIIVGIAISAVLVSTNTWLIITASLERAMDAAMWQAGSLNGMTWQKAQPATAFIVLAAAAALLMGKRLQLLEMGDDTARALGVNAESSRLWLMLFGVTLTAAVTATAGPISFIALAAPQIARRLAGQSSVTLTSSALMGAALLLGADVVSQHLFAPIQLPVGVVTVCIGGLYLIWLLIREARR, from the coding sequence ATGAGTCTGCCCCACACTCTGCATATTGGCCGCCCGGACGGCATCATCAACTGGCGCATGCCGCTGCGCCTGCTGCTGGTCAACCTTTCGCTGCTGGCTTTGTGCCTGGCGATGGCGGTTGCCGCGCTGTGCTACGGCACGCTGCAGCTCTCGCTGGAGCAGGTCTTTGCCGCGCTCAGCGGCGAGGCGCCGAAAAACCTGGTGACTGTGGTCACCCAATGGCGCTTGCCTCGCATCGCCATGGCGCTGTTGTTAGGCGCCGCGCTCGGCATGAGCGGCGCCATTTTCCAGTCGATTATCCGCAACCCGCTCGGCAGCCCGGACGTGATCGGCTTTAATATGGGGGCTTACACCGGCGCGCTGATCGCCATCACCCTGTTCAACGGCGGCTACTATTACGTCGCCGGCGGCGCGCTGGCCGGCGGCATTCTCTCGGCGCTGGCCATCTATCTGCTGGCCTGGCGGCAAGGCATTGCCGGCTTCCGGTTGATCATCGTCGGCATCGCCATCAGCGCAGTGCTGGTCTCCACCAACACCTGGCTGATCATCACCGCTTCGCTCGAGCGCGCCATGGACGCCGCCATGTGGCAGGCCGGTTCGCTCAACGGCATGACCTGGCAAAAAGCCCAGCCCGCGACGGCGTTCATCGTGCTGGCGGCGGCCGCCGCGCTGCTGATGGGCAAACGGCTGCAGCTGCTGGAAATGGGCGACGACACGGCGCGCGCGCTGGGCGTCAATGCCGAAAGCAGCCGGCTGTGGCTGATGCTGTTCGGCGTCACCCTCACCGCCGCCGTCACCGCCACCGCCGGGCCGATTTCCTTTATCGCGCTGGCGGCACCCCAGATCGCCCGTCGCCTGGCCGGACAATCCTCGGTCACCCTGACCTCCTCGGCGCTGATGGGCGCGGCGTTGTTGCTCGGCGCCGACGTGGTGTCCCAACATCTTTTCGCGCCGATCCAACTGCCGGTCGGGGTCGTGACCGTCTGCATCGGCGGCCTGTACCTGATTTGGCTGCTCATTCGAGAGGCCCGCAGATAA
- a CDS encoding ABC transporter ATP-binding protein, which translates to MSHRLHASHLKLGYDNKIIADDLSVAIPDGALTVIVGPNACGKSTLLRALCRLLKPSAGEVMLDGKNISSFATKALARELGLLPQTSIAPDSITVADLVSRGRYPHQSLLKQWTQADKQAVEAAMAATNVSQLADRSVDELSGGQRQRVWVAMALAQQTPLLLLDEPTTYLDIAHQIELLDLFRQLNRERGQTLIAVLHDLNHACRYADHIIAMRDGKIVAEGKPTEIITAELVERVFGMPCMIIDDPLSHTPLVIPRGRYHCDAPQA; encoded by the coding sequence ATGAGCCACCGCCTGCACGCCTCGCACCTGAAGCTGGGCTACGACAATAAAATCATCGCTGACGATCTGAGCGTGGCGATCCCCGACGGCGCCTTAACGGTGATCGTCGGGCCGAACGCCTGCGGAAAATCGACGCTGTTGCGCGCCCTGTGCCGCCTGCTGAAACCCAGCGCCGGCGAGGTGATGCTGGACGGCAAGAACATCAGCAGCTTCGCCACCAAGGCGCTGGCACGCGAGCTTGGCCTGCTGCCGCAAACCTCGATCGCGCCGGACAGCATCACCGTGGCGGACCTGGTGTCGCGCGGCCGCTATCCGCACCAAAGCCTGCTGAAACAGTGGACGCAGGCCGACAAACAGGCGGTGGAAGCTGCCATGGCGGCCACCAACGTCAGCCAACTGGCGGATCGCAGCGTCGACGAGCTGTCCGGCGGGCAGCGTCAGCGCGTCTGGGTGGCGATGGCGCTGGCGCAGCAAACGCCGCTGCTGCTGCTGGATGAGCCGACCACCTATCTGGACATCGCGCACCAGATCGAGCTGCTGGATCTGTTCCGCCAGCTCAACCGCGAGCGCGGTCAAACCCTGATCGCGGTGCTGCACGATCTCAACCACGCCTGCCGCTATGCCGATCACATCATCGCCATGCGCGACGGCAAGATCGTGGCGGAAGGGAAACCGACGGAGATCATCACCGCCGAACTGGTGGAGCGGGTGTTCGGCATGCCATGCATGATCATCGACGATCCGCTGTCCCACACGCCGCTGGTGATCCCGCGCGGCCGCTATCACTGCGACGCGCCGCAGGCATGA
- a CDS encoding ABC transporter substrate-binding protein has translation MKRKAITIGLLALAIAGGARANTLVYCSEGSPEGFNPQLFTSGTTVDASSAAIYNRLVDFKPGTVELQPSLAESWEVSEDGKRYTFHLRKGVAFQSNKYFTPTRDFNADDVIFSFMRQKDANNPYHKVSNGAYTNFESMEFGTLIDRIVKVDDHTVRFELSRAEAPFVADLGMYFATILSAEYADAMLKAGTPQRVDNDPIGTGPFQLVQYQKDAKILYKAFDRYWEGKPKIDRLVFSITPDATVRYAKLQKNECQVMPFPNPADLARMRQDGNLQVMEKSGLNIGFLAFNTQKKPLDNVKVRQALALAVNKPAIIDAVFHGAGQPAKNLLPPTQWGSNAQLEDYPYSPERAKQLLQEAGLGQGFDIDLWAMPVQRPYNPNAKRMAEMIQADWAKIGVRAKIVTFEWGEYLQRIKNGEHQTALMGWTTANGDPDNFFGPLFTCASLGGSNSAKWCYKPFDQLILQAREENDHAKRVAMYQQAQVVMHDQMPALMIAHSTIFEPVRKEVKGYEIDPFGKHIFKQVSLEK, from the coding sequence ATGAAAAGAAAAGCAATAACGATCGGGCTGCTGGCGTTGGCGATTGCCGGCGGCGCGCGGGCCAATACGCTGGTCTACTGTTCTGAAGGCTCGCCGGAAGGTTTCAACCCGCAGCTGTTCACCTCCGGCACCACGGTGGATGCCAGCTCGGCGGCGATCTATAACCGGCTGGTGGATTTCAAACCCGGTACCGTCGAGCTGCAACCCAGCCTGGCGGAAAGCTGGGAGGTCAGCGAAGACGGTAAGCGCTATACCTTCCACCTGCGCAAGGGCGTGGCATTCCAGAGCAATAAATATTTTACCCCCACCCGCGATTTCAACGCCGATGACGTCATCTTCTCGTTTATGCGCCAGAAGGACGCCAACAACCCGTATCACAAGGTCTCCAACGGCGCCTACACCAACTTCGAGTCGATGGAGTTCGGCACGCTGATTGACCGGATCGTCAAGGTGGATGACCACACCGTGCGCTTTGAGCTCTCCCGCGCCGAGGCGCCGTTCGTCGCCGATCTGGGCATGTACTTTGCCACCATTTTATCGGCGGAATATGCCGACGCGATGCTGAAGGCCGGCACGCCGCAGCGGGTGGACAACGATCCGATCGGCACCGGGCCGTTCCAGCTGGTGCAGTACCAGAAGGACGCAAAAATCCTCTACAAGGCGTTCGACCGCTACTGGGAAGGCAAACCGAAGATCGATCGGCTGGTGTTCTCGATCACGCCGGATGCGACGGTGCGTTACGCCAAACTGCAAAAGAACGAGTGCCAGGTGATGCCGTTCCCCAACCCGGCGGATCTGGCGCGCATGCGGCAGGACGGCAACCTGCAGGTGATGGAAAAATCCGGCCTGAATATCGGCTTCCTGGCGTTCAACACCCAGAAGAAGCCGTTGGATAACGTCAAGGTGCGCCAGGCGTTGGCGCTGGCTGTCAACAAGCCGGCGATCATCGACGCGGTGTTCCACGGCGCCGGCCAGCCGGCCAAGAATCTGCTGCCGCCGACCCAATGGGGCAGCAACGCGCAGCTTGAAGATTATCCGTATTCGCCGGAACGGGCGAAGCAGCTGCTGCAGGAGGCCGGGCTGGGGCAGGGGTTCGATATCGATCTGTGGGCGATGCCGGTGCAGCGGCCCTATAACCCCAACGCCAAGCGCATGGCGGAGATGATCCAGGCCGACTGGGCCAAGATCGGCGTGCGCGCCAAAATCGTCACCTTCGAGTGGGGCGAGTATTTGCAGCGGATTAAAAACGGCGAGCACCAGACCGCGCTGATGGGCTGGACCACCGCCAACGGCGATCCGGACAACTTCTTCGGCCCGCTGTTCACCTGCGCTTCGCTCGGCGGCTCCAACTCGGCGAAATGGTGCTACAAACCGTTCGACCAGCTGATCCTGCAGGCGCGCGAAGAGAACGATCACGCCAAACGGGTGGCGATGTATCAGCAGGCACAGGTGGTGATGCACGATCAGATGCCGGCGCTGATGATCGCGCACTCGACCATCTTCGAACCGGTGCGTAAGGAAGTAAAAGGCTACGAGATAGACCCGTTCGGCAAACACATCTTCAAACAGGTGTCGCTGGAGAAATAA
- the alsS gene encoding acetolactate synthase AlsS, with protein MAQEKTGNDWQCGADLVVKNLEAQGVKHVFGIPGAKIDRVFDSLEDAPSIETVVVRHEANAAFMAAAVGRLTGKAGVALVTSGPGSSNLITGLATATSEGDAVVAFGGAVKRADSLKQTHQSMDTVSMFRPVTKYCAEVHAGSAISEVIANAFRRAEFGRPGASFVSLPMDIVNEPVTAPVLAGCRLPRMGAAAADDIQAAVKLIRQAKCPVLLLGLQASRPENSEAVRHLLYRTHMPVVGTYQAAGVIDVNHFARFAGRVGLFNNQPADQLLQKADLVVSVGYDPIEYDPCMWNSHGRLKLVHLDVLPADIDTCYRPDVELVGNISATLNMMTEAFSEAVCVPPEVELILTDLGRQRTELAERAARRGGMPIHPLRIVKELQDIVSDDVTLCVDMGSFHIWIARYLYSFRARQLLISNGQQTMGVALPWAIGAALVRPGDKVVSISGDGGFMQSSMELETAVRLKNNIVHVIWVDNAYNMVEMQEVNKYQRKSGVEFGPIDFKAYAESCGAVGFAVQSVDDLRPMLRKAMAIQGPVVVAIPVDYADNYKLMAQMNFSQMI; from the coding sequence ATGGCACAGGAAAAAACAGGCAATGACTGGCAATGCGGCGCCGATTTGGTGGTGAAAAACCTGGAAGCGCAGGGCGTCAAACACGTTTTCGGCATTCCGGGCGCCAAGATAGACCGGGTGTTCGATTCGCTGGAGGACGCACCGTCGATCGAAACAGTGGTGGTGCGGCATGAGGCCAACGCGGCCTTTATGGCGGCGGCGGTCGGCCGCCTGACCGGCAAGGCCGGGGTGGCGCTGGTCACCTCCGGGCCGGGCAGTTCCAACCTGATCACCGGGCTGGCCACCGCCACCTCGGAAGGGGATGCGGTGGTGGCCTTCGGCGGAGCGGTGAAGCGCGCCGACAGCCTGAAGCAGACGCACCAGAGCATGGATACCGTCAGCATGTTCCGGCCGGTGACCAAGTATTGCGCCGAAGTGCACGCCGGCTCGGCGATTTCCGAGGTGATCGCCAACGCCTTCCGCCGCGCCGAGTTCGGCCGCCCGGGGGCGTCGTTCGTCAGCCTGCCGATGGATATCGTCAATGAACCGGTCACGGCGCCGGTGCTGGCCGGCTGCCGCTTGCCGCGCATGGGGGCCGCGGCGGCGGACGACATTCAGGCGGCGGTGAAACTGATCCGCCAGGCCAAATGCCCGGTATTGCTGCTCGGTTTGCAGGCCAGCCGGCCAGAGAACAGCGAGGCGGTGCGCCATCTGCTGTACCGCACCCATATGCCGGTGGTCGGCACCTATCAGGCGGCGGGGGTGATCGACGTCAATCACTTCGCCCGTTTTGCCGGCCGCGTCGGTCTGTTCAACAACCAGCCGGCCGATCAGTTGCTGCAGAAGGCCGATCTGGTGGTGAGCGTCGGCTATGATCCGATCGAATACGATCCCTGCATGTGGAACAGCCACGGGCGGCTGAAGCTGGTGCATCTCGACGTGCTGCCGGCGGATATCGATACCTGTTATCGTCCGGACGTCGAGCTGGTGGGCAACATCAGCGCCACGCTGAACATGATGACCGAAGCGTTCAGTGAGGCAGTCTGCGTGCCGCCCGAGGTGGAACTGATCCTCACCGATCTCGGCCGTCAACGCACTGAACTGGCGGAGCGCGCCGCGCGGCGCGGCGGTATGCCGATCCACCCGCTGCGCATCGTCAAGGAGCTGCAGGACATCGTCAGCGACGACGTGACGCTGTGCGTGGACATGGGCAGCTTCCACATCTGGATCGCCCGCTATCTTTACAGCTTCCGCGCCCGCCAGCTGTTGATCTCCAACGGCCAGCAAACCATGGGGGTGGCGTTGCCGTGGGCCATCGGCGCGGCGTTGGTGCGCCCCGGCGACAAGGTGGTGTCGATCTCCGGCGACGGCGGGTTCATGCAGTCGAGCATGGAGCTGGAGACCGCGGTGCGGCTGAAAAACAACATCGTGCACGTCATCTGGGTGGATAACGCCTATAACATGGTGGAGATGCAGGAGGTGAACAAATACCAGCGCAAATCCGGCGTGGAGTTCGGGCCGATTGACTTCAAGGCCTACGCGGAATCCTGCGGCGCGGTCGGTTTCGCCGTACAGTCGGTGGACGATCTGCGGCCGATGCTGCGCAAGGCGATGGCGATCCAGGGGCCGGTGGTGGTGGCCATTCCGGTCGACTATGCCGACAACTATAAGCTGATGGCGCAGATGAACTTCAGCCAGATGATTTAA
- the budA gene encoding acetolactate decarboxylase, producing MNEKHGCSCARHLAQGFARQSINAGEGEIYQISLMSALIDGVYEGETTIAELLKHGDFGLGTFNHLDGELIAFDQEIHQLRADGSARPAGLQQKTPFAVVTFFQPSVSQQFDRPITKAQLHQCIDEQVASPNLFCAVRVDGEFSHVETRTVPRQERPYRPMLEAIEEQPTFSFHQRRGTLVGFRSPDYMQGIGVAGYHEHFVTDDRSGGGHVLDYQLDHGRLQFGVITRLNLQLPHDADFLRANLCPEDLDRAIRSAEG from the coding sequence ATGAACGAAAAACACGGGTGTTCCTGTGCGCGCCATTTGGCGCAGGGTTTCGCCAGGCAGTCGATCAACGCCGGGGAGGGCGAAATCTATCAAATCTCGCTGATGAGCGCGCTCATTGACGGGGTCTACGAGGGCGAAACCACCATTGCCGAGCTGCTCAAACACGGCGATTTCGGCCTCGGCACCTTCAATCATCTGGATGGCGAACTGATCGCCTTCGACCAGGAAATACACCAGCTGCGCGCCGACGGCAGCGCCCGCCCAGCCGGTCTGCAACAGAAAACCCCTTTCGCCGTCGTCACCTTTTTCCAGCCCAGCGTCAGCCAGCAGTTCGACCGGCCGATCACCAAGGCGCAGCTGCACCAGTGCATCGACGAGCAGGTCGCCTCGCCGAACCTGTTTTGCGCGGTAAGGGTTGATGGCGAGTTCAGCCATGTGGAAACCCGCACCGTGCCGCGTCAGGAACGGCCCTATCGCCCGATGCTGGAAGCGATAGAAGAGCAGCCGACCTTCTCGTTCCATCAGCGGCGCGGCACGCTGGTCGGCTTCCGCTCGCCGGATTACATGCAGGGCATCGGCGTGGCCGGCTATCACGAACATTTCGTTACCGACGACCGCAGCGGCGGCGGCCACGTGCTGGACTACCAGCTCGATCACGGCCGCTTGCAGTTCGGCGTCATCACCCGTCTCAATCTTCAGTTGCCGCATGATGCGGATTTCTTGCGCGCCAACCTCTGCCCAGAGGATTTGGACCGCGCGATTCGTTCCGCCGAGGGCTAA
- a CDS encoding LysR family transcriptional regulator: MNDARYVEHLPIFLDVARLGSFSAAARRLGMVPSSLVRHIDALESALGAALFVRSTRGLLLTDAGELLLTRAAALMTDITGIHAELSALNETPQGTLRISCLPTFGKTYVLPLLPTLTERYPQLWIDLDLTERQTDPTQEPLDVAIRIGEQKDSALYASRIATQRWVMCASPAYVARYGLPTDLEALPQHRLIARYHKQQPACWAQILDAALMSRCTMALRCDDFTAQRQAALLGLGIAFLPNWVVGPDVQNGQLVQMLEDPRHEQQGIYLLRPMAKVSARLAAFTALLQQTIGQPPSWA; encoded by the coding sequence ATGAATGACGCCCGTTATGTTGAACATCTACCGATCTTTCTCGACGTGGCCCGCCTGGGCAGCTTTTCCGCCGCCGCACGCCGGTTGGGCATGGTGCCCTCCTCGCTGGTGCGCCATATCGACGCGCTGGAAAGCGCGCTCGGCGCCGCGCTGTTCGTCCGCTCCACCCGTGGGCTGCTGCTGACCGACGCCGGCGAGCTGCTGCTGACGCGCGCCGCCGCGCTGATGACGGACATTACCGGTATTCACGCCGAGCTGAGCGCGTTGAACGAAACGCCGCAGGGCACGCTGCGCATCAGCTGTCTGCCGACCTTCGGCAAAACCTATGTGTTGCCGTTGCTGCCGACGCTGACGGAGCGCTATCCGCAGCTGTGGATCGATCTCGATCTGACCGAACGCCAGACCGATCCGACGCAGGAACCGCTGGACGTCGCCATCCGTATCGGCGAGCAGAAGGACAGCGCGCTGTACGCCAGCCGTATCGCCACCCAACGCTGGGTTATGTGCGCCAGCCCCGCCTACGTCGCGCGCTATGGCCTGCCGACCGATCTGGAGGCGCTGCCGCAGCACCGGCTGATCGCCCGCTACCACAAACAGCAGCCGGCCTGTTGGGCGCAGATCCTCGACGCGGCGCTGATGAGCCGCTGCACCATGGCGCTGCGCTGCGACGACTTCACCGCGCAGCGTCAGGCCGCGCTGCTCGGCCTGGGTATCGCTTTTCTGCCCAACTGGGTGGTGGGGCCGGACGTGCAGAACGGACAACTGGTGCAGATGCTGGAAGATCCGCGCCATGAGCAGCAAGGCATCTACCTGCTGCGGCCAATGGCGAAGGTATCCGCCCGGCTGGCGGCCTTCACAGCCCTGCTGCAGCAAACCATCGGTCAGCCGCCCAGTTGGGCGTAA